A portion of the Ficedula albicollis isolate OC2 unplaced genomic scaffold, FicAlb1.5 N00473, whole genome shotgun sequence genome contains these proteins:
- the LOC101820112 gene encoding leucine-rich repeat-containing protein 14-like, giving the protein MDSLVFLCARRVVAQRPLPTLPSHLYPVLFQVAFLDGRPLVLRDLVATWPFPELNLWRLLGRRKLLRDHSCTDCVQAVIQGVVDQLRQEPDERSRHSSLRVLDMTRLSHSVSGCTPTGLTIWFSQNALAKACMEVSKHQPESQRRGSKWPKGCSGAATAAAAPQPPGVDVHTDLRVNEMSYEILCNTLQAGAASPLRLKCRELQAGHVSASEIVTLLESLDPCCLQMVELWNTWGLTWLLVILPHLSRFPELRSLKLKYIDVDMQHLTPESTMRIRSVARQLGMLPGLQELSLGFSELSGNLQQILCDLQTPLESLELGYCFLVPADLTFLSQSIHAPALKMLDLSGNNISQGLLEPLRLLLEETSASLLYLDLEHCHVADSHLAALLPTLLRCSRLRFLRLFGNPLSTAAIKDLLQRTLELPDLHLVEHPYPMDCYKPVLPDSGWDFVLDEELLAVTTAEISQLLENSGRTDLIFTYHFFGYRDTDYFF; this is encoded by the exons ATGGAttcccttgttttcctctgcGCCCGCCGCGTCGTCGCCCAGCGCCCTCTTCCCACCCTTCCCTCCCATCTCTATCCCGTCCTTTTCCAAGTGGCATTCCTGGATGGAAGACCCCTGGTCCTGCGGGATTTGGTGGCCACTTGGCCTTTCCCAGAGCTCAACCTCTGGCGCCTCCTGGGGCGCCGAAAGCTGCTCCGGGATCATTCCTGCACCGACTGTGTCCAGGCCGTGATCCAGGGTGTGGTGGATCAGCTCCGGCAGGAGCCGGATGAGCGCAGCCGCCATTCCAG CCTGCGTGTCCTGGACATGACCAGACTCTCGCATTCCGTGTCTGGCTGCACTCCCACTGGGTTGACCATCTGGTTCAGCCAGAATGCTTTGGCGAAGGCTTGCATGGAGGTGTCCAAGCACCAGCCAGAATCCCAGAGGCGCGGATCCAAGTGGCCCAAAGGCTGCTCCGGAGCCGCCACGGCCGCAGCCGCTCCGCAGCCCCCAGGCGTGGACGTCCACACCGACCTTCGTGTCAACGAAATGTCCTATGAGATCCTCTGCAACACCCTCCAGGCCGGAGCCGCCAGCCCGCTGCGCCTCAAGTGCCGCGAATTGCAAGCAGGTCACGTCTCGGCATCCGAGATCGTGACTTTGTTGGAATCTCTGGATCCATGCTGTCTGCAGATGGTGGAACTGTGGAACACTTGGGGATTGACTTGGCTCTTGGTGATCCTTCCTCACCTCTCGCGCTTTCCGGAGCTGCGCAGCCTCAAGCTAAAGTACATCGATGTGGACATGCAGCACCTGACGCCAGAATCAACCATGAGAATCCGTTCCGTGGCCAG gcagctgggaatgctgcccgGCCTtcaggagctcagcctgggatTTTCTGAGCTCTCTGGGAATCTGCAGCAGATCCTCTG CGACCTCCAGACTCCGTTGGAAAGCTTGGAATTGGGCTACTGCTTCCTCGTTCCCGCCGACCTCACCTTCCTCTCCCAAAGCATCCACGCTCCGGCCCTCAAAATGTTGGATCTGAGCGGCAACAACATCTCCCAAG GTCTCCTGGAGCCGCTCcggctgctcctggaggaaaCCTCGGCCTCGCTGCTGTACCTGGATCTCGAACATTGCCATGTGGCCGACTCCCACCTGGCCGCGCTGCTCCCGACGCTCCTGCGCTGCTCCCGCCTGCGCTTCCTGCGACTCTTTGGCAATCCCCTGTCCACAGCTGCCATCAAGGATCTGCTCCAGAGAACCTTGGAGCTGCCGGATCTCCACCTGGTTGAGCATCCTTACCCCATGGATTGCTACAAGCCAGTCCTGCCAGACTCCGGTTGGGATTTTGTACTGGATGAGGAGCTTTTGGCGGTGACCACTGCAGagatttcccagctgctggagaattCTGGGAGAACCGACCTCATCTTTACTTACCATTTCTTCGGCTACAGAGACACGGACTACTTCTTTTGA